A genomic window from Prunus persica cultivar Lovell chromosome G2, Prunus_persica_NCBIv2, whole genome shotgun sequence includes:
- the LOC18786847 gene encoding putative disease resistance protein RGA3, with protein MLRDAQRLQVRGERVEMWVKDLEDIAHEADDVLDEYEYELLRRKVEIQNQIKKKVLNFFSSHNPIAFRLKMAHKIKNINASLANLKNEAASIGLVDRSTLVNATSHDIGGLDRETVSNFDQDEKYIVGRKEVTSDIVTTLINSGKNQENCLSVMAIVGMGGLGKTTLAKSVYNDPEIGRHFDQKIWVCVSTPFEVKTILSGILEYLKPEKAGIKRKAAICENLQEYLKGKTYLLVLDDVWNEDLNKWDDLMSCLLNATSTKASRILVTTRNVSVSSIVQTLHTCVLGKLSEDQCWRILKYKAFPDASAVLTEDQERIGREIAKKCAGVPLVAKVLGNMMRSKDTNGWRSILESRIWDLPEGEDRILLVLKLSFDELKPPSLKQCFAYCSMFVKDFPIYKDDLINLWMAQGLLYPSPPNRHNLEMEDIGNEYFNILLNNSFFQDVIKDNDGIIRVCKMHDLVHDLAEHVSKRKSNDSNETRHMTHIPTSVLQGVPERSAHKLRSLFLNIEGLGDILPNFRGLRVLNLYKADIEELPISIGKLTHLRYLDVPIQKSKHSPNPLESFIIYKH; from the exons ATGCTAAGAGATGCACAACGTTTACAAGTTCGGGGTGAGAGGGTGGAGATGTGGGTGAAGGATCTCGAAGACATAGCTCATGAAGCTGATGATGTGTTGGatgaatatgaatatgaaCTTCTCCGGCGGAAAGTGGAGATCCAAAACCAGATCAAGAAAAAGGTGCTCAACTTCTTTTCAAGCCACAATCCCATCGCATTTCGTCTCAAAATGgcacataaaattaaaaacatcaaTGCATCTTTGGCAAACCTGAAGAATGAGGCAGCTAGTATTGGACTGGTTGATAGGTCAACATTGGTCAATGCAACATCTCATGATATTGGAGGACTTGACAGGGAAACCGTCTCAAACTTTGATCAAGATGAAAAGTACATTGTTGGAAGGAAGGAGGTTACGTCGGACATAGTTACAACCCTGATCAACTCTGGCAAGAACCAAGAGAATTGTCTTTCTGTTATGGCCATTGTGGGGATGGGAGGCTTGGGCAAGACAACTTTGGCTAAATCCGTATATAATGATCCAGAGATAGGTAGACACTTCGATCAAAAAATATGGGTATGTGTATCTACTCCTTTTGAAGTCAAGACGATCTTAAGCGGGATCTTGGAATATCTTAAACCAGAAAAAGCTGGAATAAAGCGTAAAGCAGCAATATGTGAAAACCTGCAAGAATATTTGAAAGGGAAGACATATCTTCTTGTGCTTGACGATGTTTGGAACGAAGATCTAAACAAATGGGACGATTTGATGAGCTGCTTGTTGAATGCTACAAGCACTAAAGCAAGCAGAATCCTTGTCACTACCCGCAATGTGAGTGTTTCATCAATTGTACAAACACTTCATACATGTGTTTTGGGAAAACTATCGGAGGATCAATGCTGGCGCATATTGAAGTATAAAGCGTTTCCAGATGCGAGTGCTGTTCTGACTGAAGATCAAGAAAGAATTGGAAGGGAGATTGCCAAAAAGTGTGCAGGTGTACCATTAGTGGCAAAG GTTTTGGGAAATATGATGCGTTCCAAAGATACTAATGGATGGCGGTCAATTCTAGAAAGTAGAATATGGGATTTACCGGAAGGAGAAGATAGAATCTTGTTGGTTTTGAAGTTGAGTTTTGATGAATTGAAACCACCATCTTTGAAACAATGTTTTGCATATTGCTCAATGTTTGTCAAAGATTTCCCAATTTATAAGGATGACTTGATCAACCTTTGGATGGCTCAAGGATTGCTTTACCCTTCTCCTCCCAACAGACATAATCTAGAGATGGAGGATATaggaaatgaatattttaatattctaTTGAACAACTCCTTCTTTCAAGATGTTATAAAGGATAATGATGGTATTATTAGAGTGTGCAAGATGCATGACCTTGTGCATGATCTCGCAGAACATGTGTCAAAACGGAAGAGCAATGACTCCAATGAGACTCGACATATGACACATATTCCTACCTCAGTGCTACAGGGAGTTCCAGAAAGAAGTGCTCATAAATTGCGCTCACTTTTCTTGAATATTGAAGGCCTTGGTGATATCTTACCAAACTTTAGAGGTTTGCGTGtcttaaatttatataaagcTGATATTGAGGAGTTGCCAATTTCAATTGGAAAGTTGACACACTTGCGGTATCTGGATGTTCCTATACAAAAATCAAAGCACTCCCCAAATCCATTGGAAAGCTTTATAATctacaaacattaa
- the LOC109947377 gene encoding uncharacterized protein LOC109947377 yields MFGVLKDYRMRLNPTKCAFGVSSGKFLGFMISERGIEANPEKIKAIIDMERPKTAKDIQSLTGRVAALTRFISKATDKCVPFFKALKGGKRDINWTAECDKAFQDLKDYMGRAPLLSKPLPGEILYLYLSVSGTAVSSVLVRKPERAELLIFYASKALQSAELRYPPLEQLALALVVSARRLRPYFQAHGIKVLTNQPLRQVLQNPETSGRLIKWAIELGEFDIQFVPRPAEKGQAVADFISELTPSTAQPTAELVTETGTPMEVDAKRLDTSRPVWVLHVDGSANQQGCGAGLVLTTPEGLKIEYALRFNFRTSNNEAEYEALLAGLRLAKSMNAKQIRIHSDSQLIVNQVTADFVARDTSMNAYLSSTHQLLQNFQAYEIRQIPRSENSHADALARLASAINDKIGRKVPVEILAQPSTVASETFTVRYEDTWMSPIYSYLTNDTLPDDKAQARKLRYRSARYTVINDVLYKRGYTTPYLKCLTAEQGDYVLREIHNGVCGDHSGSRSLAHKTFRQGYFWPTMHQDAISLVKKCDKC; encoded by the coding sequence ATGTTCGGCGTGCTGAAGGATTATCGGATGAGGCTGAACCCAACGAAGTGCGCCTTCGGTGTATCTTCCGGAAAATTCCTCGGATTCATGATTAGTGAGAGGGGTATCGAAGCGAACcccgaaaaaataaaagcaatcaTCGATATGGAGAGGCCGAAAACGGCGAAGGACATTCAAAGCCTTACCGGACGCGTGGCAGCCTTGACTCGTTTCATATCCAAGGCCACCGACAAGTGTGTTCCGTTctttaaagccttgaaaggGGGCAAACGGGATATCAACTGGACTGCCGAGTGTGATAAAGCGTTTCAAGACTTAAAGGACTACATGGGCAGAGCACCCCTCCTGTCAAAACCACTACCTGGGGAAATTCTCTATCTATACCTTTCGGTATCTGGCACTGCTGTCAGTTCGGTATTGGTCCGAAAGCCAGAGAGGGCAGAGCTACTAATTTTCTATGCCAGCAAAGCACTCCAAAGCGCTGAACTTCGGTATCCCCCATTAGAGCAGCTTGCACTAGCCCTGGTAGTCTCGGCACGAAGACTTCGGCCATATTTCCAAGCACACGGGATCAAAGTTCTGACCAACCAACCGCTTCGGCAGGTGCTCCAAAACCCAGAGACTTCTGGCCGATTGATCAAGTGGGCAATCGAACTCGGAGAGTTCGATATACAATTCGTGCCAAGACCCGCCGAAAAGGGTCAAGCCGTTGCCGATTTCATCTCCGAACTCACCCCATCAACGGCACAGCCGACAGCCGAGCTGGTTACCGAAACCGGAACGCCAATGGAAGTAGACGCCAAACGGCTCGACACCTCAAGGCCCGTATGGGTTCTGCATGTCGATGGCTCGGCAAACCAACAAGGATGCGGAGCAGGCCTGGTACTGACAACACCAGAGGGACTCAAGATCGAGTACGCCCTTCGATTCAACTTCCGAACCTCCAACAATGAAGCCGAATATGAGGCTCTCTTGGCCGGCCTTCGGTTAGCCAAGAGCATGAACGCAAAACAAATCAGGATTCACAGCGACTCCCAGCTCATTGTGAACCAGGTAACGGCAGACTTCGTGGCCAGAGACACCTCCATGAACGCCTACCTTTCATCCACCCACCAGCTGCTCCAAAACTTCCAAGCCTACGAGATCAGGCAGATCCCCAGAAGCGAAAACAGCCATGCCGATGCATTGGCACGCCTAGCCTCGGCAATAAACGATAAAATCGGAAGAAAGGTACCGGTGGAAATTCTTGCCCAACCGAGCACGGTAGCCTCCGAAACATTTACCGTACGGTACGAGGATACATGGATGTCTCCTATCTACTCGTACCTGACCAACGACACCCTTCCAGATGACAAAGCCCAGGCCCGAAAGCTTAGGTACCGATCGGCAAGGTACACCGTCATCAACGACGTCCTTTACAAACGTGGCTACACAACTCCATATCTCAAGTGCCTTACGGCAGAACAGGGGGActacgtccttcgggagatccATAACGGTGTGTGCGGCGACCATTCCGGATCCCGATCACTCGCCCACAAAACCTTTCGGCAGGGGTACTTTTGGCCGACCATGCACCAGGACGCTATCTCGCTGGTGAAAAAGTGTGATAAATGCTAG
- the LOC109947378 gene encoding uncharacterized protein LOC109947378 has protein sequence MSARLRDSRMRVLGDKSPIRKVRGLGPEEESESEYIPSGTQTSTYRSATHSRNSEVNPLNLRRQTEDFDSEEIPSRDPVVRLLFQRIQKMENDNARSQGPEWGKLRPGPFTRRIQDSRQDQEGQQLRIPFYTGTEDPLTHLYSFQSAIGCKGLSDEGQCLLFPSSLTGADLNWFYRLEPETVDSFDELKQIFLNHFMIQTDRLYSADDLYTIRQGEDEPLREYAARFSHEYSRCPETDDRAAYGAFKSGLRSSHFRYLVHSSN, from the coding sequence ATGAGCGCCCGACTAAGGGATTCACGGATGAGGGTCCTGGGGGACAAGTCGCCCATTCGGAAAGTGAGGGGGTTGGGCCCCGAAGAGGAGTCGGAATCCGAGTACATCCCGTCCGGGACGCAAACGTCCACCTACCGTTCGGCAACACATTCGCGGAACTCGGAGGTTAACCCACTCAACCTACGGAGGCAAACAGAAGACTTCGATTCCGAGGAAATCCCTAGCCGAGACCCCGTTGTACGACTCCTTTTTCAAAGAATCCAGAAAATGGAGAACGACAACGCCCGCTCCCAGGGGCCAGAGTGGGGAAAGCTTCGACCGGGGCCATTTACCAGGCGCATCCAGGACTCTCGGCAGGATCAGGAAGGGCAGCAGCTTCGGATACCGTTCTATACGGGAACGGAAGACCCCTTAACCCACCTCTACTCATTTCAGTCCGCCATAGGATGCAAGGGCTTGAGCGATGAAGGGCAGTGCCTGCTATTCCCGTCCTCCCTTACCGGGGCAGACCTGAACTGGTTCTACCGGTTAGAGCCAGAAACGGTAGACTCCTTCGACGAACTGAAGCAGATCTTCCTCAACCACTTCATGATTCAAACGGACCGTCTTTACTCTGCCGATGATCTGTACACGATTCGGCAAGGAGAGGACGAACCGTTGAGAGAGTACGCGGCGCGTTTTAGTCACGAGTACTCAAGGTGTCCGGAAACAGACGACAGGGCAGCCTACGGCGCCTTTAAGAGTGGCCTTCGGTCCTCACACTTCCGATACCTAGTACACAGCAGCAACTAG